One segment of Patulibacter sp. SYSU D01012 DNA contains the following:
- a CDS encoding methyl-accepting chemotaxis protein, which yields MKLRPRSVRARLLLQILPGVALAIVALTVVAIRAASAAQERSVYDDMTHLIAKEAAQFDTSAATNQATARGVAAALEGARGADRPTGRRLIQRFAQRNAGVLAAWAGFQPGAYDGRDDAFVGSPLGDPAGRFAYLWDRSKGSLVGRSFENSDDGASWDRDDYYATAFRTGRDAVTEPYVDHGVMMASYTTPIRADGRTVGVAGVDVALRQLAAQTRAVKVLDSGYAFVVSSSGALLAFPKQAWLGTKTLSGLAREQGRPELARVAADVARGRAGHVKVADPLHGTPSVLFYAPVKNGGWGFVAAAPESEILASVHALRTKLILVGLGALLLVGVLVAVIAARIGRPVRQIAEAAEQIAEGDLDVTVSASSDDEIGRMSAAFGRMVESLRGTAGTADAIARGDLTHDVAPRSDRDVLGHAFRTMTERLREIVGELSGTAGTLTEASHELAQSSTDAGRAIEEIAHAVGDVASGAERQVMSIESVRRTGLEVAEASRASAAHADGSVRAATAARGLAREGTDAAAAATAAMAAVREATAEATAAISALGERSQHIGGIVDTISGIAEQTNLLALNAAIEAARAGEEGRGFAVVADEVRKLAEESQEAAGTIAGLITEMQRETSRAIAVVGEGSQRTADGTVTVEQTQSAFARIDASFGEVDDLVGEIAAAIKRIEDAATQMSEDVGSVAVVAESSSASAQQVSASVQETSASTQEIAGSAERLAGQATRLEDLVGQFRLR from the coding sequence GTGAAGCTCCGTCCCCGCTCCGTGCGCGCCCGCCTGCTGCTGCAGATCCTGCCGGGCGTCGCCCTCGCCATCGTCGCGCTCACCGTCGTCGCCATCCGGGCGGCGTCCGCCGCCCAGGAGCGGTCCGTCTACGACGACATGACGCACCTGATCGCGAAGGAGGCGGCGCAGTTCGACACGTCCGCCGCCACGAACCAGGCGACCGCCCGCGGGGTGGCCGCGGCGCTCGAGGGCGCCCGTGGGGCCGACCGTCCGACGGGCCGACGCCTGATCCAGCGCTTCGCGCAGCGCAACGCCGGCGTGCTCGCGGCCTGGGCCGGGTTCCAGCCCGGGGCCTACGACGGCCGCGACGACGCGTTCGTCGGCAGCCCCCTGGGCGACCCGGCCGGCCGGTTCGCGTACCTGTGGGACCGGTCGAAGGGCTCGCTGGTGGGCCGCAGCTTCGAGAACTCCGACGACGGCGCGTCCTGGGACCGCGACGACTACTACGCGACCGCGTTCCGCACCGGGCGCGACGCCGTGACCGAGCCGTACGTCGACCACGGCGTGATGATGGCCAGCTACACCACGCCGATCCGCGCGGACGGGCGCACGGTCGGCGTCGCCGGCGTGGACGTCGCGCTGCGCCAGCTCGCCGCCCAGACGCGTGCCGTGAAGGTCCTCGACTCCGGCTACGCGTTCGTCGTCTCCAGCTCCGGCGCGCTCCTCGCGTTCCCCAAGCAGGCGTGGCTCGGCACGAAGACCCTCTCCGGCCTGGCGCGGGAGCAGGGCCGCCCCGAGCTGGCCCGGGTCGCCGCCGACGTCGCGCGGGGCCGCGCCGGCCACGTGAAGGTCGCGGACCCGCTGCACGGCACGCCGTCGGTGCTCTTCTACGCGCCGGTGAAGAACGGCGGCTGGGGCTTCGTGGCCGCGGCGCCCGAGAGCGAGATCCTGGCCAGCGTCCACGCGCTGCGCACGAAGCTGATCCTCGTCGGCCTGGGCGCGCTGCTGCTGGTCGGCGTGCTGGTGGCCGTCATCGCGGCCCGCATCGGTCGGCCGGTGCGCCAGATCGCCGAGGCCGCCGAGCAGATCGCCGAGGGCGACCTGGACGTGACGGTGTCGGCCTCGTCCGACGACGAGATCGGCCGCATGTCCGCCGCGTTCGGCCGCATGGTCGAGTCCCTCCGCGGCACCGCGGGCACGGCCGACGCGATCGCTCGCGGCGACCTGACGCACGACGTCGCGCCGCGCTCGGACCGCGACGTCCTGGGCCACGCCTTCCGCACGATGACCGAGCGGCTGCGCGAGATCGTCGGCGAGCTCTCCGGGACCGCCGGCACGCTGACGGAGGCCTCGCACGAGCTGGCGCAGTCCTCCACCGACGCGGGCCGGGCGATCGAGGAGATCGCCCACGCGGTCGGCGACGTCGCGTCCGGGGCCGAGCGGCAGGTCATGTCGATCGAGAGCGTCCGCCGCACCGGCCTGGAGGTCGCCGAGGCCAGCCGCGCGAGCGCCGCGCACGCCGACGGGTCGGTGCGCGCCGCCACCGCCGCCCGCGGCCTGGCGCGCGAGGGCACCGACGCCGCCGCCGCGGCGACCGCCGCGATGGCCGCGGTGCGCGAGGCGACCGCCGAGGCGACCGCCGCGATCTCCGCCCTGGGCGAGCGCTCGCAGCACATCGGCGGCATCGTCGACACGATCTCGGGCATCGCCGAGCAGACGAACCTGCTGGCGCTGAACGCCGCCATCGAGGCGGCGCGGGCCGGCGAGGAGGGCCGCGGGTTCGCCGTCGTCGCCGACGAGGTGCGCAAGCTGGCGGAGGAGTCGCAGGAGGCTGCGGGCACGATCGCCGGCCTGATCACCGAGATGCAGCGCGAGACCTCGCGGGCCATCGCGGTCGTCGGCGAGGGCTCGCAGCGCACCGCCGACGGCACCGTGACGGTGGAGCAGACGCAGTCGGCGTTCGCCCGGATCGACGCGAGCTTCGGCGAGGTGGACGACCTCGTCGGCGAGATCGCCGCGGCGATCAAGCGGATCGAGGACGCCGCCACGCAGATGAGCGAGGACGTCGGCAGCGTCGCGGTCGTCGCCGAGTCCTCGTCGGCGTCGGCGCAGCAGGTGTCGGCGTCGGTGCAGGAGACCAGCGCGTCGACGCAGGAGATCGCCGGCTCGGCCGAGCGCCTGGCCGGCCAGGCGACGCGCCTGGAGGACCTGGTCGGGCAGTTCCGCCTGCGCTAG
- a CDS encoding Ku protein, translating to MPAARSLWNGTITFGAVAIPVKLFSATSPHALRFKEVRVSDGSRIEHKRIGADSGKEIPYGEIEKAYDTGKGQILLTKEEIAAAEGSHPKVIAIERFVPGDQIDPVFYDKAYHLGAQKDGGHAYRVLLAALERSGKVGIGRFVLRTREQLVALRPLNGALGLQTMRFDDELVDPKDLELPSLKKKPGEREVTMAGKLVEMLAGEWDPEEHEDTYRDAVMAMIEAKRKGEKPKKARRRPDNSDDLAAALEASLAGGRPDRKAKKASGSSKSSSSGAKASGSRSSAGSRSSSSRTKSSSRSSSKTSSGKAAPKSSSAKGKR from the coding sequence ATGCCCGCCGCACGCTCGCTCTGGAACGGCACGATCACGTTCGGCGCCGTCGCGATCCCGGTCAAGCTGTTCTCAGCCACGAGCCCGCACGCGCTGCGGTTCAAGGAGGTCCGCGTCAGCGACGGCTCGCGGATCGAGCACAAGCGGATCGGCGCAGACTCGGGGAAGGAGATCCCGTACGGCGAGATCGAGAAGGCCTACGACACCGGCAAGGGGCAGATCCTCCTGACGAAGGAGGAGATCGCCGCCGCCGAGGGCTCGCACCCGAAGGTCATCGCCATCGAGCGGTTCGTCCCGGGCGACCAGATCGACCCCGTCTTCTACGACAAGGCGTACCACCTCGGCGCCCAGAAGGACGGCGGTCACGCCTACCGGGTGCTGCTCGCGGCGCTCGAGCGGTCCGGCAAGGTGGGGATCGGCCGGTTCGTCCTGCGCACGCGCGAGCAGCTCGTCGCGCTGCGGCCCCTGAACGGCGCGCTCGGCCTGCAGACCATGCGCTTCGACGACGAGCTCGTCGACCCGAAGGACCTCGAGCTGCCGTCGCTGAAGAAGAAGCCGGGCGAGCGCGAGGTGACGATGGCCGGCAAGCTCGTCGAGATGCTCGCCGGCGAGTGGGATCCCGAGGAGCACGAGGACACGTACCGCGACGCGGTCATGGCGATGATCGAGGCCAAGCGCAAGGGCGAGAAGCCGAAGAAGGCGCGGCGCAGGCCCGACAACAGCGACGACCTGGCCGCCGCGCTCGAGGCCAGCCTGGCCGGCGGGCGGCCCGACCGGAAGGCGAAGAAGGCGTCCGGATCGTCGAAGTCGTCGTCCTCGGGCGCGAAGGCGTCGGGCTCGCGATCGTCGGCCGGCTCGAGGTCCTCGTCCTCCCGCACGAAGTCGTCCTCCCGCTCGTCGTCCAAGACGTCGTCGGGCAAGGCCGCGCCCAAGTCGTCCTCCGCGAAGGGGAAGCGCTGA
- a CDS encoding Ku protein, translating to MARSLWTGSLSFGLVNVPVQLVSATRDLDVRFHQVQRDTGERVETKRVAAEDGKEVAWEDVGKGWETEDGEMVVLTDDDFASAQPEKTRTVDIDLFVDLDDIDPIYFDHPYWLLPAGEGEGAVRAYRLLVEVMGKAGQVAIGRIVLRAKEYLVAMREQDGLLSLTTMHFADEVRDPQDTGAIPSGEETEPSKREVDDAVALIEELTDDFDPARYDDCHRVRLLRLIDEKRKTGEVEIPEVEPEPKPQKAPADLIAALEDSLAKARGGSKGKKASGSAKGKASAGGRRKSAA from the coding sequence ATGGCCCGCTCGCTCTGGACCGGCTCGCTCAGCTTCGGGCTGGTCAACGTCCCCGTCCAGCTCGTCTCCGCCACCCGCGACCTGGACGTGCGCTTCCACCAGGTGCAGCGCGACACCGGCGAGCGCGTCGAGACGAAGCGCGTCGCCGCCGAGGACGGCAAGGAGGTCGCCTGGGAGGACGTCGGCAAGGGCTGGGAGACCGAGGACGGCGAGATGGTCGTGCTGACCGACGACGACTTCGCGTCGGCGCAGCCCGAGAAGACGCGCACCGTCGACATCGACCTGTTCGTCGACCTGGACGACATCGACCCGATCTACTTCGACCACCCCTACTGGCTGCTGCCGGCCGGCGAAGGCGAGGGCGCCGTCCGCGCGTACCGCCTGCTCGTCGAGGTGATGGGCAAGGCGGGCCAGGTCGCGATCGGCCGCATCGTGCTGCGCGCCAAGGAGTACCTGGTGGCGATGCGCGAGCAGGACGGCCTGCTGTCGCTGACGACGATGCACTTCGCCGACGAGGTCCGCGACCCGCAGGACACCGGCGCCATCCCGTCGGGCGAGGAGACGGAGCCGTCGAAGCGCGAGGTCGACGACGCCGTCGCGCTAATCGAGGAGCTGACGGACGACTTCGACCCCGCCCGCTACGACGACTGCCACCGCGTCCGCCTGCTGCGCCTGATCGACGAGAAGCGCAAGACCGGCGAGGTCGAGATCCCCGAGGTCGAGCCCGAGCCGAAGCCGCAGAAGGCCCCGGCCGACCTGATCGCCGCGCTGGAAGACAGCCTGGCGAAGGCGCGCGGCGGGTCGAAGGGGAAGAAGGCGAGCGGGTCGGCGAAGGGCAAGGCGTCGGCGGGCGGGCGGAGGAAGAGCGCGGCGTAG
- a CDS encoding sigma-70 family RNA polymerase sigma factor — MARVEPPSPAPPGSAAFAEVFAAYLPPIVRYLRRRLGDAAAEDAAAEVFLRAFRMRERYEPRTATPLPWLYAIATRVVAEEHRHERRRLRTLERLAGQRRSLGDDPADRLETDPRLIRAVRRLPPADREALLLVAWGELSGAEAAAALGVPAATVRTRLLRARRQIDAALRNDPAVHDLHPATGEHHG, encoded by the coding sequence GGGTCCGCCGCGTTCGCGGAGGTCTTCGCCGCGTACCTGCCGCCGATCGTCCGCTACCTGCGCCGCCGGCTGGGCGACGCGGCGGCCGAGGACGCCGCGGCCGAGGTGTTCCTGCGCGCCTTCCGCATGCGCGAGCGCTACGAGCCGCGCACCGCGACGCCCCTGCCGTGGCTGTACGCCATCGCCACCCGGGTGGTCGCCGAGGAGCACCGGCACGAGCGCCGGCGGCTGCGGACCCTCGAACGCCTGGCGGGCCAGCGCCGATCCCTCGGCGACGATCCCGCCGACCGGCTCGAGACGGACCCGCGCCTGATCCGGGCCGTCCGGCGCCTGCCCCCGGCCGACCGCGAGGCGCTCCTGCTCGTGGCCTGGGGCGAGCTGAGCGGCGCCGAGGCGGCGGCCGCGCTCGGCGTGCCGGCCGCCACGGTGCGCACGCGCCTGCTCCGGGCGCGCCGGCAGATCGACGCGGCCCTGCGGAACGACCCCGCCGTCCACGACCTCCACCCCGCGACGGGAGAGCACCATGGTTGA
- a CDS encoding PASTA domain-containing protein: MSSRVLPRSAALATVSLVLLLLLAAAAHAQATRTWVSGVGDDVNPCSRTAPCKTFAGAISKTASGGEINAIDAGGYGTLTVAKPITVDGTGVLASVLNSGGVSGVVVNAPGADVVLRGLDVYGATSVPLTCGVSSGVRILAARSVRIENTRIGAQVGGAGVNVVPTAGDVDVILDHVSIHDACGAGVAVEPVAGATADVTVRDSSITSTASGVRVGDGGRLWLSGTTVFGNDVGLEPVGGGQLLSYFGTNQVHGNGTDGAPTTVLGGPATGPVGAAGPAGPPGPVGPVGPAATVTTTAKSGGADADDGCLVPKLVGLSRKKAAARLEAAGCALGKVKQRRGPKKAVGRVVAQARKAGTALPAGTEVGVTVGRKR, encoded by the coding sequence ATGTCGTCCCGTGTCCTGCCACGGTCCGCCGCGCTGGCGACGGTCTCCCTGGTCCTCCTTCTCCTCCTGGCCGCGGCCGCCCACGCCCAGGCCACCCGCACATGGGTGTCGGGCGTCGGCGACGACGTCAACCCGTGCTCGCGGACTGCGCCGTGCAAGACGTTCGCCGGCGCGATCAGCAAGACCGCGAGCGGCGGCGAGATCAACGCCATCGACGCCGGCGGCTACGGCACGCTGACCGTCGCCAAGCCCATCACCGTGGACGGGACCGGCGTGCTCGCCAGCGTGCTCAACAGCGGCGGGGTCAGCGGGGTCGTCGTCAACGCGCCGGGCGCCGACGTCGTCCTGCGCGGCCTGGACGTCTACGGCGCCACGAGCGTGCCCCTGACCTGCGGGGTGAGCAGCGGCGTGCGGATCCTCGCCGCGCGCAGCGTCCGGATCGAGAACACGCGGATCGGCGCGCAGGTCGGGGGCGCCGGCGTGAATGTGGTGCCGACGGCCGGCGACGTCGACGTGATCCTCGATCACGTCTCGATCCACGACGCCTGCGGCGCCGGGGTCGCGGTCGAGCCCGTCGCGGGCGCCACCGCCGACGTCACCGTCCGCGACAGCTCGATCACGAGCACCGCCAGCGGCGTGCGCGTCGGCGACGGCGGCCGTCTGTGGCTGTCGGGCACCACGGTCTTCGGCAACGACGTCGGCCTGGAGCCCGTCGGCGGCGGCCAGCTCCTGAGCTACTTCGGCACGAACCAGGTGCACGGCAACGGCACCGACGGCGCGCCGACGACCGTGCTCGGCGGGCCGGCGACCGGGCCCGTCGGCGCCGCCGGCCCCGCGGGACCGCCCGGCCCCGTCGGCCCGGTCGGACCCGCCGCGACCGTCACGACGACGGCGAAGAGCGGGGGAGCGGACGCCGACGACGGGTGCCTGGTCCCCAAGCTCGTCGGGCTGTCGCGCAAGAAGGCCGCCGCGCGGCTCGAGGCCGCCGGCTGCGCGCTCGGGAAGGTCAAGCAGCGCCGCGGCCCGAAGAAGGCCGTCGGCCGCGTGGTCGCCCAGGCCCGCAAGGCCGGGACCGCGCTGCCCGCGGGCACCGAGGTGGGCGTCACCGTGGGCCGGAAGCGCTGA